Below is a window of Geomonas oryzisoli DNA.
GAAGTTGTAGGGACACGTCAACCAACTGTCGGCGATATAGCCGCCGTAATTGAAATATACGAAAAACCGGAATTGGGATATGAACTGGAATCAGTGAATGAAGACGGCACTACGAATTGGTTGGTCACTGTGTCAGCGTCTGACGTTGAACTGGAGGTGATAAAACGTTCGCCTGTGGAGATAATGATGAAGCCTGTTACTTATTACAACACATCCACTAAAGTTCAAATAGGTGATTATGTTGAGCTAAAAGTGTGGCTGTTTTTCTGGAAAGGCTGGCAAAAAGGGCGAGTCTATTATGTGCCTGGAGTATCTCCTAAGAGTGACAGCCTCGAGTATGACGGTCTGTCTTGGGTGTCAATCCATGATAAGAACGGAAGTCCAGTAGGAGTTGTGGTTAACCCGGACACAGGACAGCTAAAGAAGACTGTGCGATTCATTAGGCGGTCAGATGATGCTTTGACTGAAACACCCGTAGATTACAGCTTCCCTGATGAATAAAGGGACGTCCAACACGCGGTTAGAACACGGCTAAGGCCGCCGGTCAAGGCCGGACCCGTTGGACAAAGCACTGTACACAAGGAGACTCGTGTATGAATTCAGCATCAATTACGTTCTGCCCCTCTTGTGGGGAAAGCGTCGAGAGGGCAGAAATCTTTGATGCTCATGCCGAAGGATTCCGATGTCAAAATGGGCACTATCTTCACAACTTGAGATCAGGCGTGTACACCAGCGAGACCATGGGCAGTTATTTGAATCTCACATCGGGAAAGGAGTCGCCTAAGGATATCCTGAAAGAGTGGCTTACAAACGCACGTCTTCGCGATCATCTTAACGACAACCTAGCCGGCATCCTGCGATTCCTTCTAGACCACGAGAATGGGAAAGCCGAGACAAAAGAACCACTAAAGTATACCTACTGTCCCTCCTGTGGTGAAAAGCTTGGAGATGTTACTCCAGAGGAAGAGCTGTATGAAACTGTTCTGAAATGCAAAAACTCCCATACCTTTTTAAGCAGGGGGGGGATGCATGCACCTGGTTCCGAAGAGCGATTCAGCTTTGACTACGATGAAAGGTACTTTCGTATGAGCTACTTATCGTGGATGGAAAACAAACACCTTGCCAATTATTTCCCACATGAACTGAGAAAAGCATTGAATTCGTATAGGAATAGCCCCATCTGTGACTGTTTAGGTGAAGGAAAAGGCCGAGACGAAATCAAGTGAGTAGCGACAGTGTCCAACCACGTCCTTAGACGCGGACGGCTGGCGCCGCCGATCACCTCACGCCGTTGGCCTCAACGGGCTCCGGGGGGGGAGAAGGTTCAGGCAGGGGGGAAAAGCAAAAGCAGATTGGTCGGCGCGAACAGCCGGTTCATGCAGCGTGTTTATGCTTGAGGATCTCCCACCCGATACATGCAAGCCAGATATTTCGTGGAATCCGCTTGCTGCCAGTGCGGTAGTGAGTGATCATCCTACGGGTCATACCAAGCGCCTCCGCAGCAGTCGACAAAGAAAGATCGTTGCGCTTCATCCATTCGTTGAATTCTTCAGGGGAGGGTTCACCTGCCTGTGCTTTACAACGGGTGTACAATTGGTCGGCTCCAAGCTCAATGTCTTCGCTCCATTCTACGCTGTGACCATACCAGCCGACACGAGCCTTTTTAAAGACCTCTGAATCTTTGAGCGGTTCTAGTAGTGCAAAACGCAACATCCAGTCTCCAATGTCGGCTTGCATGGTTTCACCCGTCGTCCAACGGATAACCAGACCGGCAGGCTCCGTTACAGTGACTTCTTCAATTCGCGGGGGTTTGTTCATCTTGTAATCTCCTCCCATTTGGCACGCAGAAGTGACTGGTTTGCGGCGGCCCATTCCATTGCTTCGGCAGCCTTCTTTACCGGAATTATTGTGCCAGCCCGTATCGTCAATGTCTCAATTTCCACGGAGCAGCGATCACCGTCGGTAAACTCCAGATGGAAATGCGGGGTTCCATGTTCGTTGGGATAGATGGTGAGGCGGCACGTGCGGAAACGCATTAGCGTGGGCATAGCCTAAATGGTAGCGAAATAATTTCACCAAGTCAAGGTGAGCCACGTATCACGGCTCTTGATAGAGGGACAACATGAGGGGACGCATGATACAGGGACAACATGAGGCCGAGCCGTTGGTACGTGGCTGGGAAAGGGCGTAAGGAAAGGAGCTATGTCAAGAGCCAGGGAGAGATCGGACAATTAATGATGATGCGTGGCACACTCAGAAAGAAGTTCTACAATCCATGCATTAATGCTCTTGCCATGAGCGGCAGCCTGGGTGGCTAATCGCTGGTGCAGCACTGGGGGAACCCCCAAATTGAACTTGCCGGAGCCGTACTACCACAATGTAGTACCACGGGCAAGGCTGAAGGGGGCGGCATAGCGATGGACTGGTGGGAGGGGGGGCGGCGAAATGCCCTGTTATTGCTCCCGCGACGCCCACCTTTCGATCAGTTCCTGGAGCTGCCCCAGGTTGAAGGGCTTGCTGAGGAAGTCATCCATGCCGGCGCTCAGGCAGCATTCACGGGAACCGGCCATGGCATGGGCGGTCAGCGCGATGATCGGGGTGTGCCTGCCGGAACCACGCTCCTGCTCCCTGATGGCGCGGGTCGCCTCGTAGCCGTCCAGTTCCGGCATCTGGCAATCCATGAAGACCAGGTCGTACGCCTTACGCGCCACTGCCGATACGGCCTGGCTCCCGTTCTGGGCCACGTCCACCTGACACCCCAGTGCCGTTATCATGGCGTGGGCCACTTCACAGTTCACCGGGTTGTCCTCGGCCAGGAGCACGCGTGCGTTGAAACGCGCCTGGACGGGGGGATCCTCCAGCGGGTTTTCCAGTTCTATGGGGACGTCCTCGATATAGGTCGCCTCCTCCGGGGCGTCGTGCAGGTACACGATGAAGGTGAACACGGAACCACGCCCCGGCTCACTCTCCACTCCGATTTCTCCCCCCATCAATTCAACCAGTTGCTTGGCGATGGCCAGCCCGAGGCCGGTCCCCCCATACTTGCGGGTGGTGGACCCGTCGACCTGGGTGAACAGCTCGAAGATGGTCGGCATCGCCTCGGGGGGAATGCCGATGCCGGTGTCCCTCACCTCGAAGCCGATGTAGTGACCGTCGCCGCTTTTCTCGACCAGTGAGACCCGGACCTGCACGTACCCCCGCTCGGTGAACTTAAGCCCGTTGTTGACGATGTTGAGCAGCACCTGGCGCAGGCGGTTCGGGTCCCCTAGCGCGCGGCGGGGGACGTCGGCGGCGATGTGCAGCTCCACCGCAACCCCCTTGCGGCGCCCTACCTCGCGGTACAACTCCACCGCCCCCCGCACCGTCTCGTGCAGGTCCAGGGGGATCAGTTCTACTTCCAGCTTTCCCGCCTCGATCTTGGAGATGTTGAGGATGTCGTTGATGATGCCCAATAGCGACTCTCCCGACTGGTGCAGCATCTCGACGTAGCCCCGCTGTTTCTGGTTCAGCTCGGTGTGCAGCAGCAGCTCCGCCATTCCCAGCACGCCGTTCATCGGGGTGCGGATCTCGTGGCTCATGTTGGCGAGAAACTGCGACTTCGCGCGGTTGGCGGCCTCGGCGGCTTCCTTGGCTTCCCTGAGCTCGGCGATGATCGCCTTTTGCTGCAGGTTTGCCTTGGATATCTCCGCGGTCCGCCGGGCGACCTTTTCCTCGAGGTCGCAGTTCGCCGAGCGCAGTTCGGCCATCATCCGGGTGTTTTCGATGGCGAGTTCGGTCAGGGTACGCATCAGTTGGTCGTGCGCCTCCTTCAGGCGGCGACGCTCCAGGGCCCTGTTCACCGTGGCCACCACCATCTCGAGGTCGTCGAACGGCTTGAACAGGTAGTCCTGGGCCCCCAGCCGCAGGGCCTGAACGGCGGTTTCCAGGGAGACGTGGCTGGTCATGATGATCACGTCCGTCCTGGGGTGGTCATCGCCGATCGCCCGCAGCACCTCGATGCCGCTGATCCCCGGGAGGCGCACGTCCAGCATGACGAGCTTATAGCCGACCCGGCGCAGCTCTTCCAGGCACTCCTCACCGCTGGCGACACCGGCGCAGTCATACCCTTCCTTGCGGAACAGGTCGACCAGGACGTCGGTCACCACCTCGTTGTCGTCGACGATCAATATGTCCCGTCCCGCTCCCATACTTTTCTCCCGGTCGACAAATCACATTGGTGGATATTAACAAAAATAGCGACTGCCACAAGTAACCCGATAGTGAGTCCCGTCCTCTTCTTCTGCCGACAGCGGCGGATTGGGTGCAAAATGTGGTTGCGGTTGAGGCGACAGTGCTTCTCGCACCGACCCCGGAGGGATTGTTTCAGCGCGGCGGCTGTTGCATATCCCGTGTCCGGTGCTTAACTTCTGCTGTTGTCCGGCAGGCACGTGAGCCTGCTGTAGGGGGGGACTCTGACAGCAATTCTGACTTCTTTGTCAGAACAACTTCAGTTGAGTGTGACACCGGATTTGGCCGATACTACAAACACTTCAAGAGGCGCATATGCACGTGTTGGTGATAGAGGACTAGAAGAAGGTGGCAGATGCCCTGAAGGCCGCGCTCGAGGGGGGGGCGGGGCTCGGCCTCGCCATCACCCGGCAGGCGGAGGAGTTGAACGGCGGCAGGATCGGCCTCTGGTCCAAAGCGGATTCCTACGTCTTCTTCAACAAGTTCACTATTTCTGAAAGATGACGGTGTAAGATCCCAGTCG
It encodes the following:
- a CDS encoding DUF4926 domain-containing protein, which gives rise to MKKNRITQYDYVRLTRLHRAFHQEEVVGTRQPTVGDIAAVIEIYEKPELGYELESVNEDGTTNWLVTVSASDVELEVIKRSPVEIMMKPVTYYNTSTKVQIGDYVELKVWLFFWKGWQKGRVYYVPGVSPKSDSLEYDGLSWVSIHDKNGSPVGVVVNPDTGQLKKTVRFIRRSDDALTETPVDYSFPDE
- a CDS encoding DUF2442 domain-containing protein, whose amino-acid sequence is MNKPPRIEEVTVTEPAGLVIRWTTGETMQADIGDWMLRFALLEPLKDSEVFKKARVGWYGHSVEWSEDIELGADQLYTRCKAQAGEPSPEEFNEWMKRNDLSLSTAAEALGMTRRMITHYRTGSKRIPRNIWLACIGWEILKHKHAA
- a CDS encoding DUF4160 domain-containing protein is translated as MPTLMRFRTCRLTIYPNEHGTPHFHLEFTDGDRCSVEIETLTIRAGTIIPVKKAAEAMEWAAANQSLLRAKWEEITR
- a CDS encoding toxin-antitoxin system HicB family antitoxin, which translates into the protein MLHQRLATQAAAHGKSINAWIVELLSECATHHH
- a CDS encoding response regulator, whose translation is MGAGRDILIVDDNEVVTDVLVDLFRKEGYDCAGVASGEECLEELRRVGYKLVMLDVRLPGISGIEVLRAIGDDHPRTDVIIMTSHVSLETAVQALRLGAQDYLFKPFDDLEMVVATVNRALERRRLKEAHDQLMRTLTELAIENTRMMAELRSANCDLEEKVARRTAEISKANLQQKAIIAELREAKEAAEAANRAKSQFLANMSHEIRTPMNGVLGMAELLLHTELNQKQRGYVEMLHQSGESLLGIINDILNISKIEAGKLEVELIPLDLHETVRGAVELYREVGRRKGVAVELHIAADVPRRALGDPNRLRQVLLNIVNNGLKFTERGYVQVRVSLVEKSGDGHYIGFEVRDTGIGIPPEAMPTIFELFTQVDGSTTRKYGGTGLGLAIAKQLVELMGGEIGVESEPGRGSVFTFIVYLHDAPEEATYIEDVPIELENPLEDPPVQARFNARVLLAEDNPVNCEVAHAMITALGCQVDVAQNGSQAVSAVARKAYDLVFMDCQMPELDGYEATRAIREQERGSGRHTPIIALTAHAMAGSRECCLSAGMDDFLSKPFNLGQLQELIERWASREQ